A genomic region of Arachis hypogaea cultivar Tifrunner chromosome 5, arahy.Tifrunner.gnm2.J5K5, whole genome shotgun sequence contains the following coding sequences:
- the LOC112803322 gene encoding uncharacterized protein translates to MAKMSLDNSASGSIHMKKTTEEAYELIEMVTDNQYLYSFGEISMKGKSRFPETLKTLEIKIPFAEALEQIPSYAMFIKDKISHKRDWREAGTVLLTKECSAVIQRNLPKKLQGLGSFLIPCTLGDTCIRIALYDLGVSINLMATSLMNKLQIQEAKPTHIYLHLVDGFVKIPSRVVDDMIVRKGEVTLRVNKDEFTFNAIRAIQHLDPTEECLKIDVIEPLVEEVREIERLEEELNNILEDAMPELNAPEEQEEMLTTPKVEDGPPKLELKPLPPSLKYVFLGDGDTYPVIISSALEQ, encoded by the exons ATGGCCAAGATGTCCCTGGATAACTCTGCTAGTGGTTCAATACACATGAAGAAGACaactgaagaagcttatgaactTATTGAGATGGTCACTGACAATCAGTATTTATACTCATTTGGTGAGATCTCAATGAAGGGGAAGTCAAG GTTTCCAGAAACCCTCAAGACACTCGAGATCAAAATCCCATTTGCTGAAGCTCTTGAACAAATACCTTCCTATGCCATGTTTATAAAGGACAAAATAAGCCACAAAAGGGATTGGAGGGAGGCAGGGACAGTTCTCCtcaccaaggaatgtagtgcggTTATTCAAAGAAACCTACCAAAGAAACTACAGGGtcttgggagttttctgataccatgcacccTTGGAGACACTTGCATAAGGATAGCCCTATATGATCTTGGAGTAAGCATCAACCTCATGGCAACATCATTAATGAACAAGCTCCAGATCCAAGAAGCCAAGCCTACCCACATCTACCTTCATCTTGTTGATGGCTTCGTCAAGATCCCATCAAGGGTGGTTGATgatatgattgtcagg AAAGGAGAAGTAACActgagagtcaataaggatgagttcACATTCAATGCTATTAGAGCCATACAACATCTTGACCCCACAGAGGAATGCTTGAAGATTGATGTCATAGAACCCCTGGTTGAAGAGGTACGTGAGATTGAAAGACTTGAGGAGGAGCTGAATAACATTCTTGAAGATGCCATGCCTGAATTGAATGCACCAGAAGAGCAGGAGGAGATGCTGACCACCCCTAAAGTGGAAGATGggcctcctaaactcgagcttaAGCCtttgccaccatccttgaaatatgtgttcttaggAGATGGTGACACATATCCAGTCATTATAAGCTCTGCCCTAGAGCAGTAA